Genomic segment of Panicum virgatum strain AP13 chromosome 9N, P.virgatum_v5, whole genome shotgun sequence:
TCTAACTTGCTTAGCAACCATGCTCTTTCATGCTTATTTGCTTAATCCTTATTGATAGCTTTTGTCTCATCCTTGACTACATACTTGTTTCTCCTTCAAGTATGTTCTAAAACCTTTCTTCCATGTTCTTCAGATGGCCAGAACCAAGCAGACTGCACGCAAGAGCACTGGAGGTCGTGTCTTCGCCCGTCGTACCGTTCCTGCACCCGCTGAGCCAGTGCCTGCTCCAGCTTCTATTCCAGTGCCAGCTCAGCCGGAGGAAGAGGTTGAGGAAGTGCCCGGGAGGGATTACTTCTTCGACGAAGACCAAGAAGGCAACATCCGGGAAGTCGATGCGGACGGAAACATACAGCCATCTCTACTGTCGCCGACGCCAGCACACGATCTAGGCCCACCACTGGCCTATTTCGAAGCTCAGGTTCCAGCGGCCACCGTCGCTAGAGGAGGACAACGGTGACATCCAGTATGAGGGCTACTATGGAGGAGGCATGTGGGAAGGCTCTGATGCAGAGGAGGAGCCCCTGGAGATGTTAGAGGATGAAGCCCCAGCACCATCACCTGCACCTCCTGCTCCAGCAGCTTCAGCACCTGCACCAGCTGGAGGAGACCCGGAAGACCCAGAGGATCCAGAGGACCCAGgcgacgaggatgatgatgaagatgatcagGATGACGACCCGCCAGAAGAAAGGGCACCGTACTGCGTCTACACCTCATTCCACGAGGAGGGTTACTTCCCCCTGCTGCTTCGGGACGTGCTGAACGAGCTTCACAACCCTGTGGCTCCCATGTACGAGATGTGGCACTATGAAGACCCTGCGCTCGGTGACTACTACTTCACTCGGGTCCACATAAGGGTGGATAATGGGCCCCAAGGCATGATGACCGTCTCCGCACATGACTCCTCCACACCCATGGCGACCTATCGTGCCGCAGTCAGCCATGCCGCCAGGAGGGCTCTCTGGTCCCTCAACCACACCAACCGCCGAGACTTGGAGGACACAGACTATCAGCACCTTCCTCGCCGTGCTCGTGGGACGGAGGATACGGAGTTGACACTTGGAGGGGACGAGGAGACCCGCGTCAATGTCACAGTGCGGGCTCTCGCCGGAGTCGACTCGGACCTAAGGAGCACCGTCAACCAGCTGGACGACACCCAAGACCGACTGAGAGAAGCTCACCACAGGATTTGCCAGCTAGAGGCTCAGCTTGCAGGAGAGGCGCCTCCACCTGTTCCAGAGGAGCCTCCGCTTCCCGCCTTGTCACCCCGCGCAAGAGGCTTCGTTTCGGCGACCGTGGTTACCAAAACTATTTCTATTAGATGATAGGCTTAAGAGTTTAGATTGAGTCTTGTAAAGAGTCTTTTTGTAATCGCTAGTTCGTGAACATTGATTAAGTGTGTTAGTTAATCAGTGTATTTCAATGCTTGGTTTTGTGAACATTTGTGAGTTGGCTTTTTGTAATGATTGCAGTGTAATTATGGAGTGATGACCATGATTGCATCAAGTTTTTAATAATGTTAGCTAGTTAGTAAAGCTTGGGGTtatctattttattttatattgtcTCTATCTCATCCTTGCACCTATAATTTACCATGATTATTTCATGAGTCTTACTTGTCTAACcggtcagatggtgaacactagGTCCGGATCAGGAGTAGATCAGCCACCAGTGCAGCGTCAGAGAAGAGGCAACAACCAGCAACCCAACAACATGAGTGGAGGCAACAACCAGAACAAcgggccaccgccaccaccaccagcagggatggagcagttccttgctgCGCAGACATAGCTGTTGACTCAAATGGCCAACGCCATGACCAATCTACAAGCTCAAGCGAACCAAGCTCCAGTACCACAGCCGCCACAGAGGGATCGCCACCATGACTTCATGAGTCACAGACCTCCTACTTTCTCTCACTCACCAGATCCTCTTCACGCCGATGACTGGCTCAAGACCATTGAGAAGATGCTGAACATAGTTCAGTGTACAGACAGGGAGAAAGTATTGTATGCCTTAGGTAGATTGTAAGGAACTGCAGCAGACTGGTGGGATGCTTATATCGCCGCCCATGCTGATCAAGACACCATCACCTGGGAAGAGTTCAGGACTCAATTCAGGGAGCACCACATACCTGAGGGTTTGATGAAGCTGAAGAGGCAGGAATTCCTAGCTCTGAAGCAAGGGGGAATGTCCGTAAGTGAGTATCGGGACAAGTTCATCCAGCTGTCCCGCTATGCCCCCGCAGACGTGGCCACAGATGGGCAGAAGCAGGACTACTTCAGGCTAGGGTTGGTTGCACCCATCAGATATCAGTTGTTGGTGCACAGGTTTGATAGCTTCCAGAAACTGGTGGACAATGCCATCGCCGTGGAGAATGCTCGCAAGGAGATGGGCGAGCAAAAGCGGAAGTTTGAGTCACAAGGCCAGTCTAGCAATTCGCGCCCGCGCTTTGGACCCCAGCAAGGAAACCAGTACCGCACAGGAGGACAGAATGTCAACTTTGGGCAGAATCAGTATCAGTACCAGCGCCCagctcagcagtaccagcagaatcAGCAGTCAGTTCAACGCGCCACTCCCCAGCAGAATCGACAGAACACTCCAGTCGGTACCCCTGCGAGAAACAACAACCCCGCATCTTTCGGAGGCAATGCTTGCTTCAAGTGTGGGGAACAAGGGCATTTTGCGCACGCTTGTCCCAAGAGGAATGTCCAGGGCACTCCGGGTCAGAACAATAATAGTGGGCAGAGACAGACCCCTCaacagccgcagcagcagcagcagccgaggAACAACAACCAGACTCCCCAGGGCAACCGAGGACAGCAGAATTATGTTCAAGGGAGGGTGAACCATGTTGCTGCGGAGACCGCTCAGGAGGCCCAGGAAGTTGTATTCGATATGTTTTTAGTCAACTCCGCCCCTGCATCGGTTTTATTTGATTCAGGAGCATCACATTCTTTCATTTCTGCTCAGTTCGTAGCAAAATATGGTATTCCCGTGCATTCTATGTCAAAACAAATGCTAGTTAGTTCGCCCGGGGGAAACATGAAGGCCATGTACCAGTGTCTTGGTGTCGGATTCCAGATCATGGGTAGAGAATTCCGTGCCAACTTCGTAGTACTGGATTCTAGAGGAATCGATATCATTCTTGGAATGGgatggttgagcaaggttgatGCAGTGATTCAGTGTGCCAAGAGATCAGTGCTCCTCACTAGCCCAGAAGGTGAGAGGTTTGAGTTTGTTACAACCCCTCCAACATCAGCAGACTGTACGGTGAACTGGATGAAGGCTGCTCTGATAGAGGACATCAGGGTGGTGTGCGAGTACTCATATGTGTTCCCCGATgacttgccaggtatgccaGCTGAACGTGACATTGAGTTCATCATAGACCTTTTACCTAGCACTGCACCTACTGCTAAGAGACCATATAGGATGTTCACTGGTGAACTAAAAGAACTTAAGAAACAATTAAAGGAATTGTTAGATAATAAATTTATTCGTGCTAGTTCATCACCATGGGGAGCACCAGTGATCTTTGTTGACAAGAAGGATGGTAcacagaggatgtgtgtggactgCAGTTTGATCCTGGTAGAGATGATCCTCGAGATGTCCCACCCACTAATCGGGACACAACCGTGAGGGCACAAGCTGACTGGGCACCTGGACGATGCTCCGCTTGTCTTCAAGTACTTGTACAGGTCCTTGCTTTCCATGGTGGCACACATATATCTTATTCATGCATGGCACTTTAGCTTGCTATCTTCTCATGAGCAACATGTGTGCACTCGCACATATGGCAACGCATGCATGAGCTTGCATATGCCTGGTTGCAGACTCCCCAGCTCCCTGCGGCTCCAAACCTCCTCGGATCATCAGTGCAGCGACATCTTGCGATAGCCTGATGTCACAACATTGCCTGCCATTTCGTCGCTTCCTGTCTCGCGTCTTCGCGGTGGCACCATCATCTTCGGCATCATCACAACGGTGCTGTCATCATCGGTCGGATTGGACGTGCAGCACTAGCCTCGTCAGGCCGTGTTTCGACGTCTTCGCGGTGGCGCCATCACGTTTGGTTTGGTGTGGAGCTCGGACATGCGTCGCGGGTCTTGTCGCTGGCCATGCCTTCATCACCAGATTGGCCTCTCCATCATTAACGTTCTCCATGGCAACACGGACTGATAATGGAGGCTGTGGACAATGGCATGATGTCGGGCTATAGCGGTCAGCGTCGTCGCCTTGATGGCAATGGAGGCGTCGTCGTATTGATGGCAATGGAGGCTGTGGACACGTAGTTGATGATGGCCTTTCGCAATCGCTTTTGGCATTGGTGAGTAGGAAAGGGGGCGTATGAGGTCCTTGATTCTTGACGTGTTCCTCGGCTCCCGAGCGATATAGGGGCCTGGGACGTACTAAGAACCCGGGGCCCTTTTAATAATACTATGATTATAATATTGCTTAGGAGCACTTGATGAGTTAATGTAGATAAATGTTTATatcaaataattttttattatggATATGCTttgtaaaaatagatttatcatccataactgatgtttttttgcaAGAGATAAATTAAATGGGTGCTCATGATGTTTTTTTGCAAGAGATAAATTAAATGGGTGCTCACGATCAGTTGATCACTCACATTGTTATTCTTACTTTTGGTTCTATAAACTCCTCTTCATgctaaaaattaaagaaaaacatGATTGGACAATTACTAGTCGAGTATGCACTAGAGTCAAACCTCAATGAACAAATAATCCTGACCAGAAGATTGGTTCGCCGAAACAGACGCTCagatctcctcttctcctcGTTGTGTTCTATCGTGTTGAAAATAAGGTAATAAATAACATAAGAGGATAGCCAGTATTGAATCTATCACTTGatcaataataaataaagaGAGGGTTAGAGAAGGGTTATGGACACACACTAATCGTTGGTGATCGCTTGATCGGTGATCCAAAGAGCAAAGAAGCAAAGACGAAGAAACCAATGGAGTCAGTCTAATAGACTGAAGGAGGCACCTTGTGAATTGACTCGTGGACGTCCGACGGCCAGACGCCATCACACCGGCGGCCGCATGTCGCGAAGACGCAACTCGCGAtgcatgcgcggcggcggcaggaccaaccaatgaaaatatttttttaataaaggaTTACCAATCCGGAACCAATGAAAAGATGGAAAGGGACACACCAACGAAGCAACGAGGCGTCTCTGGACGGGGGATTTAGTAAAACGTAAGCCAAGATTAATAACTTATGAACGGTGTATACCCGATACCTGTGCAGCTGTACCATCTAAACTACCCTGTACGTACCTGACCGGGCCTCCAATACAGCGGCGGCCCTCGGCAGCAACGATGAACAGCAGAGATTGTCGAGGATGACCGAGGAGGGCGCCCGGTGTGGAACCATGCAGCTCGTGCGGACGGGTGCCGCAGCTCTGGCTCTCCTTGGTGGTGACGGTGCTGGCGAGATCGACGGTGACAGAGGTGGAGGCGGGCGCCGGCAGCCTGAGCGACGACGAATGAGAACGTCTCCTGGCTTCTTCGCGCGTGAGCTCTGATGGAAGGAAGCCCCTCTCCGCTCGTCAAGGAGATGGAGATCGGCGTGGCCTTATATAGGCGAGGAGTAAGGCGAGCGGTGGGAGTCCAGGATCCACGGGATCTGTTAAGAGGATAATCTTGTTCTGTTGGATCGGAGAGTGCGGCGGCAACGAACGAACGTGTCTCCTAGCCGCACGTGTCGACCCTAAGCTCTCTGAGCGGTGGGCCTAATCATGCGCCGGCCCACCTCTTTGTTAACACATACCTACACAAGATAAGAGAACTCCAACAGTttgatttttctctttttacTTTCTTATCATATAGGGAAATCCCCTTTTCTATTTTCAACTTATAGGGGAGAAGTGCTCCAGTAGCTAGATTTTTCCctttccccttccctcctcctgTCACGTGGGGTCAACATGTCATTGTCAcatcttctctttctttcccctcccctcccgtcgTGTTCCTCCATCGTGCGCCCGAGCCTGGGGTTGGCCCTCCTCCCGCCCCATTGCCCGcctgcgggcgccgccgcccggcaggAACTCCCCGGCCTCGGCGTCCGAGAACGATGAGGAGCCCCCTGGCGCGAGCCGCCGATggggccgccgcctccagcgccCGCAGCACTGCCTCGCGACACAGAGCACGGCCACAGGCCACGAGCAGGCACGCCGCACGGGCACGCATGGGCAGCACCGCCTCGCGACGCAGAGCACAGCCACTGGCAGGCATGCGCAGAGCAcgcagcacgccgccgcgccgctcccggTGGGGTCCGcggacggcgccgccggggacgcGCCTGGCCCGGGCCCGCGCACGCCGCCTCCTGGCCGCTTCTTCACGGCCTCGGCGGGCGCCTtcttcctccgcgccgccgccggcgtggcgtCCATGCtgcccccctcctccgccgccacctcatTTGCTCGCTTCTCCCTTCCCGACTCCCCGCGGCTTTGCTTTGGCTTCCGGCGCGGGCGATTCGGCGACGACGGGCGGCTGGTAGGGAGCGTGCTTGTCGGCGTCCATGGCGGGGGCGGCCGTCGGCGATGGCGAGAGGCAACGGCGGGACGAAGAAGCAACGAGGAAAGGTTGACGCGGCTGTCTCCCCTTTCTATTGGGGATTGGGGAGATGTTATtggggattgagaaaaaataaaggggaaaaggagatgaaaaatcaatctgttggaggaGGTTTTTTCACCATCAATCCCATATATTGAGAAAAGATGGAAAGGGAAAAGGGGAAAATCaaactgttggagttgctctaagaaaGCTAACAACCGCTGGACTAGAATCTCCCATGTTTAACTCCGATAATATCTGGAATTTTGGTATGCGCAAGACGCCATGCACAATGGCTGTCTGGTGAGCTAACGTTCAAAATCTCTAATCCACCAGCTGTGTTTCTTCTTAAAAGATAGTATATACGGGCATGGATGTCCATGCATTTGGTAGCTTGctcctttttttctttgcttCAGCAGCAGTAGCGGAGTCAGGATTAAAATCTACCTATGGTGGAGGCAGCCGACGACACCTTCATACGTCAATTTTTGTCAATTTTTTATGGTTCAGCTTCAAGGAAATAAGCTGGTTGGGCTGACGGCTCAAAAGTCTAAAGTCTAAGAGCATCTGCAGCAGATTACTTATctctcatatcatatatattttttctctcCACTACTAATAATATTATTTACATTTTCGGTAGCTAGTGTTGTAGTAGATTACTCAAAGAATAGGGTGGAGGAAGTAATCCCCCTATATTGAGCAAGAGAGAGGTGTGTTTTGGCGATCACCAAAAAATTTAGATATTAGTGATAGAATTGGTAATCTGCTGGAGCACCTTACATTACCAAAAGAATGTATTTTTATTATTGGGGAGACGGATGAGTAATTTGATGGAGATGTTCTAAACgttttattttcttcttcctcaagtTGCTAGCCGAACATATCTCTGTTTCCATGGTGGCTGAACCTCGTAGGAACTGGCGTTGGGTTGTTTGTCGATCACTAGGTACGGCGGCCGCCATAGCTCCCCATACTGGTCCACTGTGCTTGAACACAAAATCTCATCAAACAGAGACCCGAACCCCTGGTGTTTTCATTCATGTTTTCATGCACGAGATCACCCCTGTCCATCCGCCGGGGAGGCAGGACCGACGTGGCGAGAGTAGGCAGGCGGCATCAGTGGGGCGTACAAAGGGTGAATCTAATAAAGGTCGGGAAATCCTCCCTTGATCCATTCCCTTTCGTAATCTCGAATTTCTAACCTTCCATACAAGGGCGGAGCTTCATTGGGGCAAGGCCCCCTGGCCAATGAAAATCTCCACTGCGTGAATAGTAAAATGGCACTgttcattactgtagcaaaagagTGGCCCCCTCATTTGTCTAAAATTCAAGGTCAAGCTCCGCCATTGCTTCCATATAGTGTTTGGAACTCGTTGTTTTGCCCGGCTTGTTATTGCGGTTCGATCTCGCCCAACCCGATGGATTTCTTCACAATCTCTTGGTTGATTGCACCTGCGCTCCAAATCAGTAGAGTTAGCTTACGTACTATATATGGCTTGTGGGTTCAATTAAGCATGTGATTCGAGTGGCACTGTGCGTGAAGTTGCATGAACTGTACTATTTGAAGATGTGATGCCCCGATGAGTGATGCGTGCTCTATATTGGTAGAATTTTACATGGTagtatgaaaaaaaatatatgttgcAAGTACGGACCTAAACTTTAAAAATTGGGTGTACATGATCCGTTTGAAATATAAATTATTTCACAaactaaataattatttttcttgTGACCTTGCATTGATTCCATCTAAAAAGTTTGGTATGGTTCACTACATTACATCTCTCTTTAGGCAATAACTTCCCAATATCATATAACAAAGATATAACATGTCTCTGTGAACTTTGGCAATTCCCGGTTGAAGCACAATTCAGATACACAGGCCCTGACTGGGTGCTCCTTCTCCTTGACCAATGCACAGAGGACGAACGGGACCTCGTTAAACTGATTTTATGGAAAACCTGGTCAAGACACAACAATATCACGCATCAAGAGGGGCCAATCAGTATTTCAGAGGGCGTGCATGCCTTGTGCTCCATGCAGCCTACTCTGCTGGCGCTAGGCACGGAGGAAATTGATAGGAAAGGGAAAGCTTCCAGTTCACCATCCGGCAATGGGAAACAACACAGGTCGGTAACCCGAGGTCAGGAGAGGAACTCCAAATGCGAACCTCCTCCCGTGGGTCAAAATAAATGTCGATGGTTCCCGGATTCGGGTGATGCAGGCATTGGTGTCATCGCACGTCATAGCAGTGGGCAGGTAATTTTCACAGCTTGGCGTGTGCTTTTCAGGAGCCAGGACGCGGTGGAATCAAAAGCTCGAGCCTGCCTGGA
This window contains:
- the LOC120689209 gene encoding uncharacterized protein LOC120689209, giving the protein MDATPAAARRKKAPAEAVKKRPGGGVRGPGPGASPAAPSADPTGSGAAACCVLCACLPVAVLCVARRCCPCVPVRRACSWPVAVLCVARQCCGRWRRRPHRRLAPGGSSSFSDAEAGEFLPGGGARRRAMGREEGQPQARAHDGGTRREGRGKKEKM